In the Ptychodera flava strain L36383 chromosome 1, AS_Pfla_20210202, whole genome shotgun sequence genome, ATTATATGACATTTTTCTCTTCCTCTAAGGATCTTTATCAAATCTGACTAGATCAGGTTGTCAAAAGGTTTATAAAAATCTGCGAGAAGACAAACGTTGAAGCGAATGATTTGAATCGTCCTGCCTCCTTTCCCAAAATAAACACCAACATTAATTAACCGAACATTAAAGAGCGGATTCAAGTGGCAGTAAGCAGGCACTGTCCAATAGAGCGTCAAGTATTAGAACGGTGTCAATTGAAATCTAGATTGTTGATTACCGCTCCTAAGATTTAATGTTTCAATCCTGGCCATAACTATGCATCTCAATTTTCTATAGGTTGGTAATAGAGATGTAACAGACCTGATACAGCTCGGCATATTCAAGGACTTTGCTAACGGCGCCTTTAGATTAAGATGGGACTTGCTCAACATTTCTCAAAGACGCATCAGGGTAGACGTTGGTGACGTGTTGACCATCTTCTACAATGGAAATGGTAATCTGGTCATCGGGATTCTAGACGAAAGTCTCCGCAGCAACTTGTGCGGTCTTCTTGGCAATTTCAACGGCAAAGTCGACGACGACCTGATGTACTTGATAGACGGTGTCTGGAAAACGGCCAATCCTGATATAGATATTGAAGTTGAAGAGTTCGTGAAAGCATGGAAGACTGAGTAAGTTTCTGTCCTAGATGTCCTCTGCAATGTCAGTTTTAATTTGCTTGTATTTATATTGGATTTGTTAAAGGTagcagtggttagggtacctGACTCACTATCGGatgatggtgagttcgagactccagcacggtcTGTTCAACTGCGCAAGgtactttattcctcattgctctATTGGGTAGTGAGTTATGAGTACCTCATCTTGTAATTGGTTTcgccatagagaaagatagatagagtggcaacgggtattgtttaaggcgtgaagcggttacgtaacccatctatgttcgcctcgcctcaggttgctctcgcctctcttttccgaagagtgccgaccatgaatccttcggtaattttcggattttcgccaattgttaagcgaaagtatgttcggcaaagtttgtgttgttgttgtcgtgtggtgctgagcagaattgacgtgctggcgaaaacgggagtgttttgagcttcaggaaaatgagttttaccgttttaaaaattcctctcatatttttatgaatatataatgagtgtgtttgaaccaaatttgaaagtcttttatcgatactgactggttttactcaatggtttacggtcagtcataccctcttttacacgtgcgtcaaggaaggacatgtttatgaaactgctggcgtgttatgttttgattggcgtgaagcagtgtttctggcctgagagctcacgaagtaactatggttgctacgcgactggcagtacgatgccatctcgtcgtatttttcgcataatctcgtgtaattatcaaccacaaacaaagcctccaaaaagtttaacaactttggagctcattttaatatgaaaagccaatagtctaccgagacgaccatggaacaaaagacatgcaagtgttgcgactctgtctatatgttactctgtggtttCGCCTATTGGACGAGtgattaaaaataaacaaaattaaaagaatcaaagaaatcaataaatcaattaaTAAATTTAAAGTTAGCATTTATTACTATTAACCCTGCCTCCTGTAGCTTCCTCGCTCCCATAGCGATCTGACGAAAATCATACGGACATTCATACGGCATTTTTTCCTAAGTTCATTTAAATAAACTAATGGCTAATGCGTTGGTGCAGTGGTAGTGTTTGATTGAATAAGCGAGAATAAATGCCAGCAGAAAATAATATTGagacgtcattttgttttgttcgtTTCGAATAATGTCTGCATGGTCTAGCTTCTTATAGTATTGCTGTCTTGGTACAGTGGGAACAGAACAGGGAAATTCTGTTGCAAGGCTACAATCGACAAAAATGACAAACGCGTTTCTGTTTTTAGTATCGTAATGAGCACGTACActccttgattttttttctgctgCTAAactacaaaacacaaaataacacagtgatattgtttgtttatgcTCTTAGGAACTGTCGTTCACTAATAAAATTGATGTTTATTAACCCtgtgagcgccaaagtctattttctccctttataaaataaaccccacaCAAGTTTTCTCggatttttttg is a window encoding:
- the LOC139139470 gene encoding uncharacterized protein, which encodes MLSKICDGNSDFSITAKVVLGSKNAKIKATLGSLNIVYKGSHLSLLEDGIIKVGNRDVTDLIQLGIFKDFANGAFRLRWDLLNISQRRIRVDVGDVLTIFYNGNGNLVIGILDESLRSNLCGLLGNFNGKVDDDLMYLIDGVWKTANPDIDIEVEEFVKAWKTEC